One segment of Rosa chinensis cultivar Old Blush chromosome 6, RchiOBHm-V2, whole genome shotgun sequence DNA contains the following:
- the LOC112171086 gene encoding subtilisin-like protease gives MENKMCVVMQIIYLGFSFMFYMSLAVADEKVAALEPLAKTKSMQTYIVWVEKPVSDLIAQSEHEDLGSWYQTFLPQTIANSNQLEKPRMVYAYHNVATGFAAKLTAKEVEEMEKKDGFISAHPERNLQLHTTHSPNFLGLQQGMGLDKGPNYGEGVIIGILDSGIFPDHPSFSDEGVPPPPAKWKGKCDFSGTVCNNKLIGARSFNGGKTTGGPPVDDEGHGTHTSSTAGGNFVKGASVFGMANGTATGMAPHAHLAMYKVCSDEGCSESDIIAAMDTAVDDGVDVLSLSIGGGSAYFYADGIAVGAFGAIQKGIFVSCSAGNAGPDYMTLSNEAPWILTVGASTIDRNIRATAKLGNGQEYDGESVFQPKDFSSKQLALVYAGAHSNDSSALCDVGSLKYVEGKVVVCEVGGGTGRIAKGVEVKRAGGVAMILVNPDFAGYTTIADAHVLPATHVSYSAGVSIKTYINSTSTPTATILFKGTVIGDQLAPKVAFFSSRGPSLASPAILKPDIIGPGVSILAAWPFSVDNALESKATFDIISGTSMSCPHLSGIAALLKSSHPDWSPAAIKSAMMTTAEVNNLAGSAILDQTLLAADLFAIGAGHVNPSKANDPGLIYDIQPEDYIPYLCGLNYTSKQISAITQQKVSCSKVGVIPEAQLNYPTFCIYIESGGEPQNYTRTLTNVGPANSTYKLAPLRLHKMDITVLPEVLTFTEVNQKLTYRVVFAAQDGAGKDGIPFSQGYLSWVSRQHSVNSQISVVFDYE, from the coding sequence ATGGAGAACAAAATGTGTGTAGTGATGCAGATCATATACCTTGGTTTTAGTTTCATGTTTTACATGTCACTAGCAGTTGCTGATGAAAAAGTGGCAGCATTGGAGCCGCTAGCCAAGACAAAGAGCATGCAAACTTATATAGTTTGGGTGGAAAAGCCAGTTAGCGATTTGATTGCACAATCTGAACATGAAGATTTAGGGAGTTGGTACCAGACATTTTTGCCCCAAACTATTGCAAACTCAAACCAGCTTGAGAAGCCACGAATGGTTTATGCATACCACAATGTGGCAACTGGCTTCGCAGCAAAGCTGACAGCGAAGGAAGTTGAAGAGATGGAAAAGAAAGATGGGTTTATCTCCGCTCATCCAGAACGAAATCTGCAATTGCACACAACTCATAGTCCTAACTTCTTGGGGCTGCAGCAAGGAATGGGACTCGATAAAGGGCCTAACTATGGTGAAGGTGTGATTATTGGAATTTTGGATAGTGGGATATTCCCAGACCATCCTTCATTTAGTGATGAAGGAGTACCACCTCCTCCAGCTAAATGGAAAGGCAAGTGTGATTTCAGCGGGACAGTCTGCAATAACAAGCTTATAGGTGCCAGAAGTTTTAATGGTGGAAAAACTACTGGAGGCCCTCCAGTTGACGATGAAGGCCATGGAACTCACACGTCAAGCACAGCTGGAGGAAATTTTGTAAAAGGTGCCAGCGTGTTTGGAATGGCCAACGGCACAGCAACTGGCATGGCACCTCATGCTCACTTGGCAATGTACAAAGTATGCTCAGACGAGGGTTGTTCTGAATCAGACATTATAGCTGCTATGGACACTGCTGTTGATGATGGCGTGGATGTGCTATCCCTTTCAATCGGTGGTGGCTCAGCTTATTTTTATGCTGATGGAATTGCAGTCGGCGCATTTGGAGCAATTCAGAAGGGAATCTTTGTCAGCTGTTCAGCTGGAAATGCTGGCCCTGACTATATGACTTTATCCAATGAAGCTCCATGGATTCTCACGGTTGGAGCAAGCACCATTGACAGAAACATAAGAGCAACAGCAAAGCTTGGAAATGGGCAAGAATATGACGGGGAGTCAGTATTCCAACCTAaagattttagttcaaaacagttAGCTCTTGTTTATGCAGGTGCACATAGCAATGATTCATCAGCTCTTTGCGATGTAGGGTCCCTTAAATATGTTGAAGGGAAAGTAGTGGTGTGTGAGGTAGGTGGAGGAACTGGAAGAATTGCAAAAGGGGTAGAAGTGAAAAGAGCTGGTGGTGTTGCCATGATTCTTGTCAACCCAGACTTCGCTGGCTATACCACCATAGCAGACGCTCACGTGCTTCCGGCAACACATGTGAGTTACTCTGCAGGGGTGAGCATCAAAACCTATATAAATTCAACCTCAACTCCTACAGCGACAATCTTATTCAAAGGCACTGTCATCGGTGATCAGCTTGCTCCCAAGGTTGCTTTCTTTTCATCAAGAGGACCAAGCCTGGCAAGCCCTGCAATTTTGAAACCTGACATTATTGGTCCCGGTGTGAGCATCCTAGCTGCGTGGCCTTTTTCGGTGGATAATGCTTTAGAatctaaggccacatttgacaTTATTTCAGGTACTTCAATGTCATGCCCTCACCTAAGTGGCATTGCAGCCTTGCTCAAGAGCTCACACCCTGACTGGTCACCTGCTGCCATTAAGTCTGCAATGATGACAACTGCTGAAGTAAACAACCTCGCTGGCTCGGCCATTCTTGATCAAACACTTCTTGCAGCAGACCTCTTTGCCATTGGCGCAGGCCATGTTAACCCTTCAAAAGCAAATGACCCTGGGCTCATCTACGACATACAACCAGAGGACTACATTCCTTACTTGTGTGGTTTGAATTACACAAGCAAACAGATATCGGCAATCACCCAACAAAAAGTGTCGTGCTCTAAAGTAGGAGTCATACCTGAAGCACAGCTAAACTATCCCACATTTTGTATCTATATAGAGTCTGGTGGTGAGCCTCAGAATTACACAAGAACCTTGACCAATGTTGGCCCAGCTAATTCAACTTACAAATTGGCTCCCCTGAGACTACATAAAATGGACATCACTGTGCTACCTGAGGTGCTTACATTTACAGAGGTTAACCAAAAATTGACATACCGTGTGGTGTTTGCCGCACAAGATGGAGCTGGGAAAGATGGTATACCATTTTCTCAGGGATATTTGAGTTGGGTGTCTCGTCAGCATTCTGTTAACAGCCAAATATCTGTGGTCTTTGACTATGAGTAA
- the LOC112171087 gene encoding uncharacterized protein LOC112171087 codes for MCFLERRLPPKLGDPGFFTVPCTIRLRNFDKALLDLGASINPMPYEVYKTLTLEDIKPVKIRLQMADRSVVYPRGVVEDVLVKIDEILVPADFVVLDMEPLSNDSDELPIILGRGIHGNRRHQD; via the coding sequence ATGTGTTTCTTAGAGAGGAGGCTTCCTCCTAAACTTGGAGATCCCGGATTCTTTACCGTCCCTTGTACCATTAGATTGAGAAATTTTGATAAGGCACTTCTAGATCTTGGAGCGAGTATCAACCCTATGCCTTATGAAGTCTACAAAACACTTACTTTGGAGGACATTAAACCAGTCAAGATTAGATTGCAAATGGCGGATCGAAGCGTAGTTTATCCAAGAGGAGTAGTAGAGGATGTCTTGGTGAAAATTGATGAGATATTGGTACCCGCCGACTTTGTGGTTTTAGATATGGAGCCTTTGAGTAATGATAGTGATGAGCTCCCCATTATTTTGGGGCGGGGCATTCATGGCAACCGCCGACACCAAGATTGA